In a single window of the Pontibacter russatus genome:
- a CDS encoding NAD(P)/FAD-dependent oxidoreductase has protein sequence MTQQTRIEHTGKPRVLIIGGGFAGIELAKALRGAEVQVVLVDRENYHTFQPLLYQVATAGVEADSIIHPFRKIFHDQQNFYFRLAEVEQVDTANRMVETSIGLIEYDYLVLATGATSNFFGDKVMEAKTISMKSLDDALTLRNTILQNFEKALQVADEEQINSLMDYVIVGGGPTGVELAGALSELRKHVFPKDYRELNFCDMDIHLVQSGPVLLKGMSEEASKEALKYLEDFGVKVWLNRRVKSYDGYTVYLDSGETLISRTVIWAAGVSGAPIQGIHPESVLKGNRLQVDAYNRVAGYDNIFAIGDIAAMVTPENPQGHPMLAQPAMQQGRLLGENIRNMLAGEPMKAFDYNDKGAMATVGRNHAVADLKLFHKEIKTQGFLAWLIWMFIHLISLVGFRNKLIVSVNWFWSYFTYDTGNRFILGNKQENIPVEETISHKAVV, from the coding sequence ATGACGCAACAGACAAGGATAGAACATACAGGGAAGCCCCGCGTGCTCATCATCGGGGGAGGCTTTGCGGGGATAGAACTGGCCAAGGCGCTGCGCGGCGCGGAGGTGCAGGTGGTGCTGGTAGACCGCGAAAACTACCACACCTTTCAGCCGCTGCTCTACCAGGTGGCGACGGCCGGTGTGGAGGCGGACTCCATCATCCACCCCTTCCGGAAAATCTTTCACGACCAGCAGAACTTTTATTTCCGGCTCGCGGAGGTGGAGCAGGTAGACACGGCCAACCGCATGGTCGAAACCTCCATCGGGCTGATCGAATACGATTACCTGGTGCTGGCCACGGGTGCCACCTCCAACTTTTTCGGGGACAAGGTGATGGAGGCCAAAACCATCTCGATGAAGAGCCTGGATGATGCGCTGACGCTGCGTAACACTATTCTGCAGAACTTTGAGAAGGCACTGCAGGTGGCGGACGAAGAGCAGATAAACAGCCTGATGGACTACGTGATCGTGGGCGGCGGGCCGACGGGGGTGGAACTGGCCGGGGCACTGAGCGAGCTGCGCAAGCACGTGTTCCCGAAAGACTACAGGGAACTCAACTTCTGCGACATGGACATCCACCTGGTGCAGAGCGGCCCGGTGCTGCTGAAGGGCATGTCGGAGGAGGCCTCGAAGGAGGCGCTGAAATACCTGGAGGATTTTGGGGTGAAGGTGTGGCTGAACCGCCGCGTGAAGTCCTACGACGGCTACACCGTGTACCTGGACTCTGGGGAAACGCTGATCAGCCGCACCGTGATATGGGCGGCGGGCGTGTCCGGGGCACCTATCCAAGGCATCCACCCGGAGAGCGTGCTGAAGGGGAACCGGCTGCAGGTGGATGCCTATAACCGCGTGGCGGGCTACGACAATATATTCGCCATCGGCGACATTGCCGCCATGGTGACGCCCGAGAACCCGCAGGGCCACCCGATGCTGGCGCAGCCCGCCATGCAGCAGGGCCGCCTGCTGGGAGAGAACATCCGTAACATGCTGGCAGGAGAACCGATGAAGGCTTTTGACTACAACGACAAAGGCGCCATGGCCACCGTGGGGCGCAACCACGCCGTGGCCGACCTGAAGCTCTTCCACAAAGAGATCAAGACCCAGGGCTTCCTCGCCTGGCTCATCTGGATGTTCATCCACCTCATCTCCCTCGTGGGCTTCCGCAACAAACTGATCGTGAGTGTCAACTGGTTCTGGAGCTATTTCACTTACGATACCGGAAACCGCTTCATCCTGGGCAACAAGCAGGAAAACATCCCCGTGGAGGAAACCATCTCGCACAAGGCGGTGGTATAG
- a CDS encoding Gfo/Idh/MocA family protein, with product MLKLGIIGLGDIAGKAYLPVLSGREDIELHLYTRNQEKLAHIGQRYRFAHLHQTLDALLHSGIRGAFVHGATDAHPELVEQLLRHGIHVYVDKPITYHYASTSRLVEMAEQRHLILMAGFNRRYAPAYRKLKELEAPNMVLMQKNRANQPADVRTFIFDDFIHVVDTLRYLFPYPVEELRVSGRIEEGLLHHVTVQFLAKGATAIGLMNRDSGTSEERVEVMCATEKRIATQVSELVVRSGANETKLGSSDWEPTLHKRGFEQIIAAFIRAVRTGEAPANLTADNLQTHEICERIVEELLQE from the coding sequence ATGCTGAAATTAGGAATCATCGGTCTGGGCGATATCGCCGGCAAAGCGTACCTGCCGGTTTTGAGCGGCCGGGAAGACATCGAACTGCACCTCTACACCCGAAACCAGGAGAAACTGGCCCATATCGGGCAGCGGTACAGGTTCGCCCATCTGCACCAAACCCTCGACGCGCTGCTGCACAGCGGCATCCGGGGCGCTTTCGTTCACGGGGCCACCGACGCCCACCCGGAGCTTGTGGAACAGCTGCTGCGGCACGGCATCCACGTTTACGTCGACAAGCCCATCACCTACCATTATGCCTCCACCAGCCGCCTTGTGGAAATGGCCGAACAGCGGCACCTGATCCTGATGGCGGGCTTTAACAGGCGCTACGCCCCCGCTTACCGGAAACTGAAGGAACTGGAGGCGCCCAACATGGTGCTCATGCAGAAGAACCGGGCAAACCAGCCTGCCGACGTGCGCACCTTCATCTTCGACGACTTCATCCATGTGGTGGACACGCTGCGCTACCTGTTCCCATATCCGGTGGAGGAACTGCGGGTGAGCGGCAGAATAGAGGAGGGGCTGCTGCACCATGTCACGGTGCAGTTTCTGGCGAAAGGCGCTACCGCCATCGGCCTCATGAACCGCGACAGCGGCACTTCGGAGGAGCGGGTGGAGGTAATGTGCGCGACGGAGAAACGCATCGCCACCCAAGTGTCAGAACTCGTGGTCCGCAGCGGCGCAAATGAAACAAAACTGGGCAGCAGCGATTGGGAGCCCACCCTGCACAAGCGTGGCTTTGAGCAGATCATAGCAGCATTCATCAGGGCGGTGCGCACCGGCGAAGCCCCCGCAAACTTGACAGCGGACAATCTGCAGACGCATGAAATCTGCGAGCGGATAGTGGAAGAACTGCTGCAGGAGTGA